GTAGAGATGTTGGACGCGTAAATGGCTACGCCCTCGTCACCAAACGCACCATCTACGATAAAAAGGGTAGCGATCAGCCGTTAAAAATCTGGCTTACGTGCGATTGTGCCGGCGAGTACAAATCAACAGCCACGGTCAGACGCAGCGGGACTAGGAAAACCGGTTGCAAGTTCCAACTGATTGCGGCATACAAAAAGAGGTTAGGTTATTGGGATCTAAAGGTTGATGAAGCTAAACATAACCACGAACCATTTATGTATCCAGAGGGTCATCCGTCCCTAATGAGGCTGACTCCATCAGAAGAGAGGACGGTGAAGCAAATGACGCATCAGAACATAAAACCACGAGACATTCTTGCTGCCATTAAAGAACAGAACCCCCATAATGTCTCAACAAGAAACACCATATACAACGCTCGGGCCAAATTGGGTCGAATGGAACAAGTCGGCGAGACTCCAATGCAGATACTTTTCGACCGGTTGGGGAAGGTTGGGTTTGTTTTTTACCATAGAACATCTCAAAACGGCGAACGGGTCGAGGATGTTTTCTTCATCCACCTGGAGTCGAACATGTTGTGGCGCGCCTTCCCGCATGTGTTGCTTATAGACGCCACCTACAAGACGAATCGGTACAAAATGCCGCTAGTCCAGATTATCGGTGTTACATCCACATTGATGTCGTTTTGCATTGCTCATGCGTTCGTAAGCAACGAGAAACAGGAAAACTTCACATGGGTTCTACAGAGGTTGAAACACTCATTAGACAGTGTTATGGAACCCCGTGTAATAGTAACGGATAGAGATCGCGCCCTAATGAACGCATGTGCAACCGTGTTTCCCAGGGCTAGACATTCATTGTGTAGGTGGCACATACAGCAAAACATCTTAAAACATTGCAGGAAAAGCTTTAAAACAGATGATCAATGGGAAAGCTTTCTTTACAAGTGGCGCGAGCTAATTAACTCAACGACCGATCATGACTACAACTACTGGTACGAGCGAATACGATCAAACTTGCCAGGCAAAAAAACCGACGGtaagttttatataatttttgCTTAATAATCGTATTTATTTGACTTGTCTTAACTGCACTTGACTTTGATTACAGAGATTATGAACTATTTGGATTCAATCTGGTTACAACCATATAGAGACCGGTTTGTTTCGTTCTGGAGCGACCAACATCTGAACTTCGGTCAACGTACAACGAACAGGGCAGAGGGTCAACATGCTCTTTTGAAGCAGTACCTAGGCGACTCTAATTACACCCTGGAGAAAGTGGTACCACTTATCGATAAGCTCATAAGAAACCAGGTGACAGAAATCAAAGGCAGCATTGAAACAAGCAGGAGCCGAACATTGGGTCATCATAACAAACCAATATTTAATCTCCTACTAAAGAAGGTTTCACATGCCTGCCTAGAGTTGATATCAGACGAAGTAAATGAAATAGAAAAATTAATGTTATATAACCGTACATGCGTGTGCCGTTTGTATACAAGCTGTGGGTTGCCGTGCGCGTGTCGGTTGGAACCGTATACAACGAATGGTAATACATTATTCGACCAACCACATTTTATAATCATAGCCTTTCATCACGCAAAATCTTATTGacgttttatgttgtttgttgatATGTTTCTTAGGTGAAATGAATCCGTTGGAGTTGATAGACCCTTTTTGGAGAAAGTTAAATTTGGACTCCATAGTGGAACCGAGCAAGGTGGACTCTTTCGACTTAGACGGCGAATTTTCGCTTCTCAAACAACATTTAAGTGCTCAGCTGAGAGAACTCAAGAAAAACTTGATTCAAAAGATGAAGGAGTTGGTACAACTCAATAAGACGAAGCTTAAACAACCAGTTGTGCAAAAAAACACACGGGGTCGTCCAACTTTAAAAGCTCAGCAACAAAGGAAGGATGATTCGTTTACGGAGCCTTCTAGACACAGCTTTTTTACAACGCAGGACCAGTATAGTGAT
The Helianthus annuus cultivar XRQ/B chromosome 6, HanXRQr2.0-SUNRISE, whole genome shotgun sequence genome window above contains:
- the LOC110944791 gene encoding protein FAR-RED IMPAIRED RESPONSE 1-like, which codes for MDELVEWCRDVGRVNGYALVTKRTIYDKKGSDQPLKIWLTCDCAGEYKSTATVRRSGTRKTGCKFQLIAAYKKRLGYWDLKVDEAKHNHEPFMYPEGHPSLMRLTPSEERTVKQMTHQNIKPRDILAAIKEQNPHNVSTRNTIYNARAKLGRMEQVGETPMQILFDRLGKVGFVFYHRTSQNGERVEDVFFIHLESNMLWRAFPHVLLIDATYKTNRYKMPLVQIIGVTSTLMSFCIAHAFVSNEKQENFTWVLQRLKHSLDSVMEPRVIVTDRDRALMNACATVFPRARHSLCRWHIQQNILKHCRKSFKTDDQWESFLYKWRELINSTTDHDYNYWYERIRSNLPGKKTDEIMNYLDSIWLQPYRDRFVSFWSDQHLNFGQRTTNRAEGQHALLKQYLGDSNYTLEKVVPLIDKLIRNQVTEIKGSIETSRSRTLGHHNKPIFNLLLKKVSHACLELISDEVNEIEKLMLYNRTCVCRLYTSCGLPCACRLEPYTTNGEMNPLELIDPFWRKLNLDSIVEPSKVDSFDLDGEFSLLKQHLSAQLRELKKNLIQKMKELVQLNKTKLKQPVVQKNTRGRPTLKAQQQRKDDSFTEPSRHSFFTTQDQYSDS